Proteins encoded together in one Rubripirellula reticaptiva window:
- a CDS encoding sugar-binding protein: protein MKRSSLLVLFAFVGSVLMTVGCGSSKQSKSSSAQTRPSVAYVTNGVAAFWVIAKSGVNQAGEDFDADVSVLMPSDISDQKRMIEDLITKGTDGFAVSPIDPDNQNELLNKAAKFAHVITHDGDAPNSDRECYIGMDNYLAGRMCGELVAQALPEGGKIALFIGRVEQDNARRRRQGLIDELLGRSEDSSRFDPPDAEIKEGKWHIVGTYTDQFDRVKGKANAEDAMSRHSDLAGMVGLFEYNPPLMLEAISQAGKLGKIQVIGFDEADETLQGIVDGHVYGTIVQNPYEYGYQSVRVLAGLSRGQTLAELEIPESGFLNIPATQIRRDNVDEFWTKKKQILGEK, encoded by the coding sequence ATGAAACGATCATCGCTCTTAGTCCTGTTTGCCTTCGTTGGATCGGTGTTGATGACGGTCGGCTGCGGATCATCAAAACAGTCCAAGTCATCATCCGCCCAGACGCGTCCCTCGGTCGCGTATGTCACCAACGGCGTCGCTGCGTTTTGGGTCATCGCTAAGTCAGGAGTGAACCAAGCCGGCGAAGATTTTGATGCGGATGTCTCGGTGTTGATGCCGAGTGACATCAGCGACCAAAAACGTATGATCGAGGACTTGATCACCAAGGGCACGGACGGCTTTGCGGTCAGCCCGATCGATCCGGACAACCAAAACGAACTGCTTAACAAAGCCGCCAAGTTCGCTCACGTGATTACTCATGACGGTGACGCGCCCAATTCGGACCGCGAGTGCTACATCGGCATGGACAATTATCTTGCTGGTCGTATGTGTGGCGAGCTGGTTGCCCAAGCTTTGCCCGAAGGTGGGAAAATTGCTTTGTTCATCGGCCGTGTTGAACAAGACAACGCACGACGCCGTCGTCAAGGTTTGATCGACGAACTGCTGGGACGCAGCGAGGACTCGTCACGGTTCGATCCGCCGGATGCCGAAATCAAAGAGGGCAAATGGCATATCGTTGGAACTTACACCGACCAGTTCGATCGCGTGAAAGGAAAAGCCAACGCTGAGGACGCGATGTCACGGCACAGTGACCTTGCCGGGATGGTCGGTCTGTTCGAATACAATCCGCCGCTGATGTTGGAAGCGATCTCGCAAGCTGGCAAGTTGGGCAAAATTCAAGTGATCGGATTTGACGAGGCCGACGAGACGCTTCAAGGCATCGTCGACGGACACGTCTACGGCACGATTGTGCAAAACCCGTATGAGTACGGATATCAGTCGGTTCGCGTACTGGCAGGCTTGTCACGTGGCCAAACGTTGGCCGAACTAGAAATACCCGAAAGCGGATTCTTAAACATCCCCGCGACTCAAATTCGCCGCGACAACGTCGACGAATTTTGGACAAAAAAGAAACAGATTTTGGGTGAGAAGTGA
- a CDS encoding sensor histidine kinase yields MKTSHPTPSHLTTHRAFRRPIGSVAGPSSTASALTNVSATDAAARVISETAHDLRSPLTSVRESIQLIHNGDLGSINEDQRSYLSAAIDQCNCIDQMVGEMVQLERLRTGAPRALRGWTPVANIRRQVDDAIRSWAVPRGIDVLWDSADNDDAAIFADEAMMRRLVVNLATNAIRASREGSSVLIRLMRTESDEMIQWSVIDQGSGISERDIYRIADRQVSFDGGEGLGLSICRQLSAVHFSSLHIRSRLGEGTEVSFSTPAMGPRSVAGAWSRWRVAARVAERGPLQKPGHRRLPQTSATARTLAATEKRVRLDPPSIAIEITSETAKPRCEDRIAAGVVTLGAAVSRENADAFDRLLQTQMQLFELAYRTDTRRWVWVFDVDAHGVDNRIAMINDAATNQIGGVRMAWTPPQMIPVDERRTESRLSDLMVRESLAASKSSTVTDHNEVRLGSSPLVHSDAAAARLDAELRRLSNQMRGQTSRLRQQARNLRPLN; encoded by the coding sequence TTGAAAACCTCTCATCCAACACCTTCACACTTAACCACCCATCGTGCGTTCCGACGACCGATCGGTTCAGTTGCTGGACCGTCGTCGACTGCATCAGCGCTGACCAATGTTTCGGCTACCGATGCGGCCGCGAGAGTAATCAGTGAGACAGCACACGACCTGCGTTCGCCGCTGACATCGGTCCGCGAATCGATCCAATTGATCCATAACGGAGATCTAGGTTCGATCAACGAAGACCAACGCAGCTACCTTTCGGCGGCGATCGACCAATGCAACTGCATCGATCAGATGGTCGGGGAAATGGTTCAACTGGAACGACTCCGAACGGGCGCACCACGCGCGCTGCGTGGTTGGACTCCGGTCGCCAACATTCGGCGGCAAGTTGACGATGCGATCCGATCATGGGCAGTGCCTCGTGGGATCGATGTGTTGTGGGATTCCGCCGACAATGACGACGCAGCGATCTTTGCCGACGAAGCCATGATGCGCCGCCTTGTCGTTAACTTGGCGACCAATGCGATCCGCGCAAGCCGCGAAGGCAGCTCCGTTTTGATTCGCTTGATGCGAACTGAATCCGATGAAATGATTCAGTGGTCAGTCATCGATCAAGGCTCAGGAATCAGCGAGCGGGACATCTACCGAATCGCTGATCGACAAGTTTCCTTCGATGGTGGCGAAGGACTTGGACTATCGATTTGCCGCCAACTCTCGGCGGTCCATTTTTCATCGTTGCACATTCGTTCGCGATTGGGTGAGGGGACCGAAGTCAGCTTCTCGACACCCGCGATGGGACCGCGTTCGGTCGCTGGCGCATGGTCTCGCTGGCGAGTGGCCGCAAGGGTTGCCGAAAGAGGGCCGCTACAAAAACCGGGCCACAGACGCCTGCCGCAGACATCCGCAACCGCAAGAACGTTGGCGGCCACTGAAAAACGAGTTCGCCTGGACCCTCCGTCGATCGCGATTGAAATCACCAGCGAAACCGCAAAACCTCGTTGCGAGGATCGAATCGCCGCTGGCGTGGTAACCTTGGGAGCTGCTGTTTCTCGCGAGAACGCAGATGCGTTCGATCGATTGCTGCAAACCCAAATGCAATTGTTCGAACTTGCCTATCGAACCGACACGCGTCGTTGGGTTTGGGTCTTCGACGTCGACGCCCACGGCGTGGACAATCGAATTGCGATGATCAACGATGCAGCGACGAATCAGATCGGTGGTGTTCGCATGGCGTGGACCCCGCCGCAAATGATCCCTGTCGATGAGCGTCGAACCGAATCGAGACTCAGCGACCTGATGGTCCGCGAATCGCTAGCCGCGTCCAAGTCATCCACGGTGACCGACCATAACGAAGTCCGATTGGGATCGTCGCCACTAGTCCACTCCGACGCCGCTGCGGCCCGACTTGATGCTGAACTGAGACGACTAAGCAACCAAATGCGGGGGCAAACGTCGCGACTGCGTCAACAAGCACGAAACCTGCGACCGTTGAACTAG
- a CDS encoding NTP/NDP exchange transporter — MVPPKSIAARFTDRVRPGEFAAVAWATAWFFFILLGYLIVRPVRETMGSIGGTRELQGLMAATFAIMLVAVPVYSALVAALPRRWLVRVVYHFFAACLLAFFLLMRVENELVQVWTARVFFVWVNVFALFATSVFWSVLADLFTSDQGKRLFGLVAAGGTAGAITGSIVTSKLAGVLSTSWLLLIPIVMIEAGLWCAWRLEKRSAAESRQGHQAEKQDKPTGGGLLSGITLIFRSPYLATICVFLFFVQACGTQLYFEQAEIVNATIESKQQRTVLFANLDLGAQVLTLLVQALLSSVILRRFGVAVTLVILPLVYGLGFASLAFSPTLATLMVTMIATRATGYGITVPAREVLFTVVSREEKYKSKSFIDTVVLRGGDAISGQVFGSLRSLGLTFTTLNLAVLPIVGIWAAVAWRLGGQQKRRAEEQPLEKQTTLRTFSTDAD, encoded by the coding sequence ATGGTCCCACCAAAATCCATTGCCGCCCGCTTCACTGACCGAGTTCGCCCCGGCGAATTTGCCGCCGTCGCTTGGGCGACCGCTTGGTTCTTCTTTATTTTGTTGGGCTACTTGATCGTTCGCCCGGTGCGCGAAACGATGGGCAGCATCGGCGGGACACGAGAACTGCAAGGCCTGATGGCGGCCACGTTCGCCATCATGCTTGTGGCAGTTCCGGTTTATTCCGCATTGGTTGCCGCCTTGCCTCGCCGCTGGCTGGTGCGAGTCGTTTACCACTTCTTCGCAGCCTGCTTGCTGGCTTTTTTCTTGTTGATGCGAGTCGAAAACGAACTCGTTCAAGTCTGGACGGCGAGGGTCTTTTTCGTTTGGGTGAACGTGTTTGCCCTGTTTGCAACCAGCGTGTTCTGGAGCGTATTGGCGGACCTTTTTACCAGCGATCAAGGCAAGCGTTTGTTCGGCCTTGTTGCCGCCGGAGGAACGGCAGGTGCAATTACCGGATCGATCGTAACGAGCAAACTCGCCGGAGTCCTTTCAACAAGCTGGCTACTGCTGATTCCAATCGTGATGATCGAAGCCGGACTATGGTGTGCGTGGCGACTGGAAAAGCGATCCGCCGCAGAATCGCGGCAAGGACACCAAGCCGAAAAACAGGACAAACCGACCGGCGGCGGACTGCTTAGCGGGATCACCTTGATCTTTCGATCACCGTATCTGGCAACGATCTGTGTGTTTCTTTTTTTCGTCCAAGCCTGTGGTACACAACTCTATTTTGAGCAAGCTGAAATCGTCAACGCCACCATCGAATCCAAGCAACAACGAACAGTGCTGTTCGCCAACTTGGACCTCGGTGCACAAGTCTTGACGCTGCTTGTCCAGGCTCTGTTGTCGAGCGTGATTCTGCGACGATTCGGCGTTGCTGTGACGCTTGTGATCTTGCCGCTGGTTTATGGACTTGGATTTGCATCGCTCGCGTTTAGCCCAACCCTTGCCACGTTGATGGTCACGATGATCGCGACGCGAGCGACGGGATACGGCATCACCGTCCCTGCTCGCGAGGTCCTGTTTACGGTGGTTAGCCGCGAAGAAAAGTACAAGTCAAAGAGCTTCATCGACACGGTGGTTCTGAGAGGTGGCGATGCGATCTCTGGACAAGTATTCGGGTCACTGCGATCACTCGGATTGACGTTCACAACGCTAAATTTGGCTGTGCTGCCAATCGTTGGAATCTGGGCCGCCGTTGCTTGGCGACTCGGCGGACAGCAAAAACGTCGTGCCGAAGAACAGCCCCTTGAAAAACAGACAACGTTGCGAACGTTTTCTACCGATGCCGATTGA
- a CDS encoding ABC transporter ATP-binding protein: MNDPASSPTHNSLGSESVGADASYAVEVEGLSRSFRGKVALENVSLAVPSGTVFGLVGLNGAGKTTLIRHLIGSLAAKQGRVRVLGEDPVADPEGVLKRVGYLTEEDSLPKWIRVGELIDFTRAIYPTWDQAYATELCDLFSLSRSTKLSALSKGGRARAGLLVAIAHRPQLLILDEPSSGLDPIARRDILEAIIRTVNDDGRTVLFSSHLLEEVDRVCDHVALMHDGQIIETTTSNQLSSEYIEIVCRFERSVSAPPSISGVFGWQASGGEWSAAAKLDQFDRNAFLSAHELIETRPLSLERWFSARVRPVAVAAIEGEPTNV; encoded by the coding sequence ATGAATGATCCTGCAAGTTCGCCCACCCACAACTCCTTGGGTTCTGAGTCGGTCGGCGCGGATGCATCTTACGCCGTGGAAGTCGAAGGGCTAAGCCGTTCGTTTCGCGGAAAAGTCGCGCTCGAAAACGTCAGTCTGGCCGTTCCCAGCGGCACCGTTTTTGGCCTCGTGGGGCTCAACGGTGCTGGCAAGACGACATTGATTCGGCACCTGATCGGATCGCTTGCCGCTAAGCAGGGGCGGGTTCGTGTGCTTGGCGAGGATCCTGTGGCGGATCCCGAAGGCGTACTGAAACGAGTTGGGTATTTGACCGAAGAAGACTCGCTGCCGAAATGGATTCGAGTGGGTGAGCTGATCGATTTCACTCGCGCGATTTACCCCACTTGGGATCAGGCGTACGCGACAGAACTTTGCGATCTGTTCTCGCTTTCGCGATCAACGAAGCTCAGTGCGTTGTCCAAGGGCGGGCGAGCGCGAGCCGGTCTGTTGGTCGCGATCGCACACCGACCACAGTTGTTGATTTTGGACGAGCCGTCCAGCGGGCTCGATCCGATCGCACGTCGCGACATTTTGGAAGCGATCATTCGCACGGTCAATGATGATGGCCGCACGGTGCTGTTTTCGAGCCACTTGCTCGAAGAAGTGGATCGCGTTTGCGACCATGTCGCGCTGATGCATGACGGCCAAATCATTGAAACGACCACGTCGAACCAATTGTCGTCGGAATACATCGAAATCGTTTGCCGATTCGAAAGGTCGGTGTCCGCACCGCCGTCGATCAGCGGTGTGTTTGGCTGGCAAGCCAGCGGCGGCGAATGGTCGGCCGCTGCGAAGCTTGACCAGTTTGACCGAAATGCTTTTTTGTCCGCGCACGAGTTGATCGAGACGCGGCCCCTGTCGCTGGAACGCTGGTTTTCGGCTCGCGTGCGGCCAGTGGCTGTTGCTGCGATAGAAGGAGAGCCAACTAATGTCTGA
- a CDS encoding GntR family transcriptional regulator: MRIHLSSDGVPIYQQIVDQIRNRIVTGGLDSGDELPAIRALAETLQVNPNTVARAYRELEVEGLVEKRRTTGTFVAELHERRSIAERRRMLEKHLDNLIIQSRHLGFSLDDVVELLRKRDSQITRDGERS; the protein is encoded by the coding sequence ATGCGTATCCATCTTTCTTCCGACGGCGTTCCGATCTACCAGCAGATCGTCGATCAAATTCGAAACCGCATCGTGACAGGCGGTTTGGATTCGGGCGACGAGTTGCCTGCGATTCGCGCGCTTGCAGAAACCTTGCAGGTCAATCCAAACACGGTTGCCCGAGCCTATCGCGAACTGGAAGTCGAGGGGCTGGTTGAGAAACGCCGTACCACGGGGACCTTTGTCGCCGAACTGCACGAGCGGCGCAGCATCGCCGAGCGGCGCCGAATGCTGGAAAAGCACCTCGACAATTTGATCATCCAATCTCGCCACCTCGGCTTTTCGCTCGACGACGTGGTCGAGCTGTTGCGCAAACGTGACTCCCAGATTACTCGCGATGGAGAACGGTCATGA
- the dapA gene encoding 4-hydroxy-tetrahydrodipicolinate synthase has product MTQGHPPRSNSPRKGSEFAGLSVAIITPFTDGEVDYARLREQIEFQVDAGTTCIVPAGTTGESPTLSHDEHERVITEVIQCVAGRAKVMAGTGSNSTAEALRLTRRAAKEGADATLQVAPYYNKPSQEGFYQHFKAIAEDAGIPVCVYNIPGRTGKEIDVETIQRLSGLAGITMVKEATGKLDQCSAILGTTDLTVLSGDDSLTLPMMSVGAEGVISVVGNLAPGPMIEMVNAAAAGDFATARQLHHRMFALCSNMLGIASNPIPLKAAMQMVGRDSGDLRLPMTPLNEDEAQRLRETLFAFGLQESASV; this is encoded by the coding sequence ATGACCCAGGGTCATCCACCGCGCAGTAATTCCCCGCGTAAGGGGTCTGAGTTCGCAGGTTTGTCGGTTGCGATCATTACGCCTTTCACCGATGGTGAAGTCGATTACGCCCGACTGAGAGAACAAATCGAATTCCAGGTCGATGCGGGAACCACATGCATTGTGCCAGCTGGAACGACCGGCGAATCGCCGACTTTGTCGCACGATGAGCACGAACGCGTCATTACCGAAGTGATCCAGTGCGTCGCCGGGCGTGCCAAAGTGATGGCCGGCACTGGCAGCAACAGTACCGCCGAAGCCTTGCGATTGACTCGCCGGGCCGCGAAAGAAGGTGCTGATGCGACGCTGCAGGTCGCACCGTACTACAACAAACCTTCCCAAGAAGGCTTTTACCAACACTTCAAAGCGATTGCTGAAGATGCTGGGATCCCCGTTTGCGTTTACAACATTCCCGGTCGAACGGGAAAGGAGATAGACGTCGAAACGATACAGCGGCTCTCGGGGCTAGCTGGAATTACGATGGTCAAGGAAGCCACCGGCAAACTAGATCAATGCTCGGCGATCCTAGGAACCACCGATTTGACTGTGTTGTCTGGCGACGACTCGCTGACTTTGCCGATGATGAGTGTCGGCGCCGAAGGCGTGATCTCGGTCGTCGGCAACTTGGCGCCGGGGCCAATGATCGAAATGGTGAATGCCGCCGCTGCTGGTGATTTCGCAACGGCGAGGCAACTTCACCACCGAATGTTTGCTCTGTGCAGCAACATGCTGGGAATCGCAAGCAACCCGATCCCGCTCAAGGCAGCGATGCAAATGGTCGGCCGCGACAGTGGTGATCTGCGTCTGCCGATGACACCGCTGAATGAAGACGAGGCTCAGCGACTGCGAGAAACGCTTTTCGCATTCGGATTGCAAGAGTCCGCCTCGGTTTGA
- a CDS encoding 50S ribosomal protein L25 — translation MADVFQVETRTEVGSAATRRLRMTGMVPAVLYGHGEANKHLAIPEAQVRSVLRHHGKMVELSGDCKETALVSDVHWDPFGIDVLHLDLIRVNLKELVEVTVPINLHGESIGVREGGMLLENFHEVEIRCPAGQIPESISLNVTELGLGANMTAGDLELGEGIELITPADTVVCHVEEPRTSSADDDGAAQEVEPEVIAKGGEKTEE, via the coding sequence ATGGCGGACGTATTTCAAGTCGAAACTCGCACAGAAGTCGGTTCGGCAGCCACGCGGCGTCTACGCATGACGGGCATGGTTCCCGCTGTTCTTTATGGACACGGCGAGGCAAACAAGCACTTGGCCATTCCTGAAGCCCAAGTCCGATCCGTACTGCGACACCACGGCAAAATGGTGGAACTAAGCGGCGATTGCAAAGAAACCGCCTTGGTTAGCGATGTCCATTGGGACCCGTTTGGTATTGACGTTCTGCACTTGGACCTGATCCGAGTGAACCTAAAGGAACTGGTCGAAGTCACCGTTCCAATCAACTTGCATGGTGAATCCATCGGTGTTCGCGAAGGCGGAATGCTGCTGGAAAACTTTCACGAAGTGGAAATTCGCTGCCCTGCCGGCCAAATCCCGGAAAGCATCAGCTTGAATGTCACCGAGCTAGGCCTTGGCGCCAACATGACTGCTGGTGACCTGGAATTGGGCGAAGGCATTGAGCTAATCACCCCTGCTGACACTGTCGTTTGCCACGTCGAAGAGCCTCGCACATCGTCCGCGGACGACGATGGTGCCGCTCAAGAAGTTGAGCCCGAAGTGATCGCCAAGGGCGGTGAAAAGACAGAAGAGTAG